The Thermus brockianus genome window below encodes:
- a CDS encoding ABC transporter permease has protein sequence MARLAGGLVLLFLGFALFYPLFRILLLGLGEGFWSAWTNPYYWERYRFSLGYGLTSALLTLTLALPLAFLFRRRFPLRAFYLSLSTLPFVLPTPVVALGFLALLGPRGVLGVDLYGTFALLLLAAVFYNLGLALRVLLPVALGLEGPLAAARTLGATPFRAFLRVGLPLLLPALGGAGLLVFLYTFSAFGVPLLLGGPRYATLEVEVYTLLAHRLAFPEAAALMAWQLFTLAMAVFLYLRLRAYPLPPGPLLPTASWAYPVGLGVFFLLLYAPLFALFLRASPQAFLSAWTSEDFTPLSLALANTLRFSLLTLLLALPLGVAYGVAARRSGLLDLLGLLPLMVSPVAVGLGYLVAYPGLRGSFALLLTAYALLAYPLLARALLPALKSLPPSLLEAARTLGATPFRALLRVELPLLRPALASGVALALAAILGEFGASLVLWRPEWTTLTLAIYERLGRPGEGPFREALALAAFLALLSGLLFYLLDRGRGRVG, from the coding sequence ATGGCGCGGCTCGCCGGGGGGTTGGTCCTCCTTTTCCTCGGCTTCGCCCTCTTCTACCCCCTCTTCCGGATCCTCCTTTTGGGCCTAGGGGAAGGGTTCTGGAGCGCCTGGACCAACCCCTACTACTGGGAACGCTACCGCTTTAGCCTGGGGTACGGCCTGACCTCGGCCCTCCTCACCCTTACCCTCGCCCTTCCCTTGGCCTTCCTCTTCCGGCGGCGATTTCCCCTAAGGGCCTTTTACCTTTCCCTTTCCACCCTGCCCTTCGTCCTCCCTACCCCGGTGGTGGCCCTGGGGTTTTTGGCCCTTCTGGGCCCCCGGGGGGTCTTGGGGGTGGACCTTTACGGCACCTTCGCCCTCCTCCTCCTGGCGGCCGTCTTCTACAACCTGGGGCTCGCCCTAAGGGTCCTCCTCCCGGTGGCCTTGGGCCTCGAGGGGCCCCTGGCGGCGGCGAGGACCCTGGGGGCTACCCCGTTCCGCGCCTTCCTGCGGGTGGGGCTTCCCCTCCTCCTCCCCGCCCTGGGGGGAGCGGGGCTTCTCGTCTTCCTCTACACCTTCTCCGCCTTCGGGGTACCCCTCCTCCTGGGGGGGCCTAGGTACGCTACCCTGGAGGTGGAGGTCTACACCCTCCTCGCCCACCGCCTGGCCTTCCCCGAGGCGGCCGCCCTCATGGCCTGGCAGCTTTTTACCCTGGCCATGGCGGTTTTCCTCTACCTGCGCCTCCGGGCCTACCCCCTTCCCCCAGGCCCCCTCCTCCCCACCGCCTCCTGGGCCTACCCGGTGGGGCTTGGGGTCTTTTTCCTCCTCCTCTACGCCCCCCTTTTCGCCCTTTTCCTCCGGGCAAGCCCCCAGGCCTTCCTCTCCGCCTGGACCTCGGAGGACTTCACCCCCCTTTCCCTAGCCCTGGCCAACACCTTGCGCTTTAGCCTCCTCACCCTCCTCCTGGCCTTGCCCCTAGGGGTGGCCTACGGGGTGGCGGCGAGGCGGAGCGGGCTTTTGGACCTCCTGGGCCTCCTTCCCCTCATGGTGAGCCCGGTGGCGGTGGGGCTTGGCTACCTGGTGGCCTACCCTGGCCTTCGGGGCTCTTTCGCCCTCCTCCTCACCGCCTACGCCCTCCTCGCCTACCCCCTCCTCGCCCGCGCCCTTCTCCCGGCCCTAAAGAGCCTCCCCCCAAGCCTCCTGGAGGCGGCGAGGACCCTGGGGGCTACCCCGTTCCGCGCCCTCCTACGGGTGGAGCTCCCCCTTCTCCGCCCCGCCCTGGCCTCCGGGGTGGCCCTGGCCCTGGCCGCCATCCTGGGGGAGTTCGGGGCCAGCCTGGTGCTCTGGCGGCCCGAATGGACCACCCTCACCCTCGCCATCTACGAGCGCCTGGGCCGGCCTGGGGAAGGGCCTTTTCGGGAAGCCCTCGCCCTAGCGGCCTTCCTCGCCCTCCTCTCCGGGCTCCTCTTCTACCTCCTGGACCGGGGGCGGGGCAGGGTGGGCTAG
- a CDS encoding SIR2 family NAD-dependent protein deacylase — MAGLAEARKRLEEAKRVAVLTGAGISKPSGIPTFRDAEGLWRNFNPLEYATPEAYARDPEKVWAWYAWRIAKVREAKPNPAHHALVELERRVLARGGSFLLVTQNVDGLHAWAGSQNLVELHGNLLRARCEACGVRFPLPEAFTPPPFCPACGHRARPDVVWFGEFLPEGAWERAESAFAEADVALVVGTSAEVEPAASLGRIAFAAGAYLVEVNPEPTPLTPLAHLSLRQGAVEGLGALVYGEG; from the coding sequence ATGGCAGGGCTTGCCGAGGCGCGCAAGCGGCTTGAGGAGGCCAAACGGGTGGCGGTCCTCACGGGGGCCGGCATCTCCAAGCCCTCGGGCATCCCCACCTTCCGGGACGCCGAGGGGCTTTGGCGGAACTTTAACCCCTTGGAGTACGCCACCCCCGAGGCCTATGCCCGGGACCCGGAGAAGGTCTGGGCCTGGTACGCCTGGCGCATCGCCAAGGTGCGGGAGGCCAAGCCCAACCCCGCCCACCACGCCCTGGTGGAGCTGGAAAGGAGGGTGCTCGCCCGGGGGGGAAGCTTCCTCCTGGTGACGCAGAACGTGGACGGCCTCCATGCCTGGGCGGGGAGCCAGAACCTGGTGGAGCTCCACGGCAACCTCCTCCGGGCCCGGTGCGAGGCCTGCGGGGTGCGCTTCCCCCTTCCCGAGGCCTTCACGCCCCCGCCCTTCTGCCCGGCTTGCGGCCACCGGGCCCGGCCCGATGTGGTCTGGTTTGGGGAGTTCTTGCCCGAAGGGGCCTGGGAGAGGGCGGAGAGCGCCTTCGCCGAGGCGGACGTGGCCCTGGTGGTGGGCACCAGCGCCGAGGTGGAGCCCGCCGCCTCCTTGGGGCGCATCGCCTTCGCCGCCGGGGCTTACCTGGTGGAGGTGAACCCCGAGCCCACCCCCTTGACCCCCTTGGCCCACCTCTCCTTGCGCCAGGGGGCGGTGGAGGGGCTTGGGGCCTTGGTCTATGGGGAAGGCTAG
- a CDS encoding bifunctional ADP-dependent NAD(P)H-hydrate dehydratase/NAD(P)H-hydrate epimerase, whose protein sequence is MRLFTPEAMREADGKAAAMGYPTLLLMEWAGMKAARVYRRLFGKAPAVVLAGKGNNGGDGLALARHLLLGGVPVRVYAASGQGGDALQMRQALEALGLPLLPLEEASWREGEVLVDALFGTGLKGPLEGFYAGLVDRVNASCLPVLALDLPSGLPFSPHVRATATLAFAALKTPHLLYREACGKLFLAEIGLPQALLEREDLPEVATPQALRPLLPKRPLTAHKGSVGRVGVLGGYRGDGLRYAGAPLLAALGAYRMGAGLVHLVLPEGTPLEPLEAVFHPVPAPALPPVKVEALAVGMGGGPWGKAWALEALKAGLPTVLDADALHLEVVALYRQAGVKAVLTPHAGEAGRLLGAPPEAVAQDPLAAARALAEATGLTVVLKGNPTVVAEGGRLSVNPTGNPALATGGTGDVLAGAIAALLAAGLPPFDAARLAVYLHGLAGDLLAEERGVGLLAREVAEALPRARRALEKGLGLPFALV, encoded by the coding sequence ATGCGGCTTTTCACCCCCGAGGCCATGCGGGAAGCGGACGGAAAGGCGGCGGCCATGGGCTACCCCACCCTCCTCCTCATGGAGTGGGCGGGGATGAAGGCGGCCCGCGTTTACCGGAGGCTTTTCGGTAAGGCCCCCGCGGTGGTCCTCGCCGGCAAGGGGAATAACGGCGGGGACGGCCTGGCCCTGGCCCGGCACCTCCTCCTTGGGGGGGTGCCCGTGCGGGTCTACGCCGCCAGCGGGCAAGGGGGGGATGCCCTCCAAATGCGCCAGGCCCTGGAGGCCCTAGGCCTTCCCCTCCTCCCCCTGGAGGAGGCCTCCTGGCGGGAAGGAGAGGTGTTGGTGGACGCCCTTTTCGGCACCGGGCTCAAGGGACCCCTGGAGGGGTTTTACGCCGGGCTCGTGGACCGGGTGAACGCCTCGTGCCTCCCCGTCCTCGCCCTGGACCTCCCCTCGGGCCTTCCCTTCTCCCCCCACGTGCGGGCCACGGCCACCCTCGCCTTCGCCGCCCTGAAAACCCCCCACCTCCTCTACCGGGAGGCCTGCGGCAAGCTCTTCCTGGCCGAGATCGGCCTGCCCCAAGCCCTCCTGGAGCGGGAAGACCTCCCCGAGGTGGCAACCCCCCAGGCCCTAAGGCCCCTCCTCCCCAAGCGCCCCCTCACCGCCCACAAGGGGAGCGTGGGCCGGGTGGGGGTGCTCGGGGGCTACCGCGGGGATGGTCTCCGCTACGCCGGGGCTCCCCTCCTCGCCGCCCTGGGCGCCTACCGCATGGGGGCGGGGCTCGTGCACCTCGTCCTCCCGGAGGGAACGCCCCTGGAACCCCTGGAGGCCGTCTTCCACCCCGTGCCCGCCCCTGCTCTCCCCCCCGTGAAGGTGGAGGCCCTGGCGGTGGGCATGGGCGGGGGACCCTGGGGGAAGGCCTGGGCCCTGGAAGCCCTCAAGGCGGGCCTCCCCACGGTCTTGGACGCCGACGCCCTGCACCTCGAGGTGGTGGCCCTCTACCGCCAGGCCGGCGTGAAGGCGGTCCTCACCCCCCACGCTGGGGAGGCGGGAAGGCTGCTTGGCGCCCCCCCAGAGGCGGTGGCCCAGGACCCCTTGGCCGCCGCCCGGGCCCTGGCGGAGGCCACGGGCCTCACCGTGGTCCTCAAGGGAAACCCCACGGTGGTGGCGGAGGGAGGCCGGCTTTCCGTGAACCCCACGGGCAACCCCGCCCTGGCCACCGGGGGCACGGGGGACGTCCTGGCGGGGGCCATCGCCGCCCTCCTGGCCGCAGGGCTTCCCCCCTTTGACGCCGCAAGGCTCGCCGTCTACCTCCACGGCCTTGCCGGGGACCTCCTGGCGGAGGAAAGGGGGGTGGGCCTCCTGGCCCGGGAGGTGGCGGAGGCCCTGCCCCGGGCGCGGCGGGCCTTGGAAAAGGGCCTAGGCCTCCCCTTCGCCCTGGTATAG
- the thrB gene encoding homoserine kinase — protein MAPRLYVPATLANLGSGFDALGAALDLYLEVEATPAREDAFLYEGEGKVEGTDNLIHQGYRAGMAALGLKAEPLFIRAFNPIPLARGMGSSSAALVAGVALADWVSGGRLGRDGVFRVAARLEGHPDNVAPAVYGGFVAALSEPPLAIPLPRPEGVRFVLAVPPYAVPTPLARAALPERVPLADAVYNLARSALWPAALCSGRLEALKEACRDRLHQPHRAHLMPGVLEALEGALEAGALAAFVGGAGPTVAALVRQGEEERVAQALEAYRGQGQTLVLNLGEGYFWKGT, from the coding sequence ATGGCACCCCGCCTCTACGTCCCCGCCACCCTGGCCAACCTGGGCTCGGGCTTTGACGCCCTGGGCGCGGCCTTGGACCTCTACCTGGAGGTGGAGGCCACGCCGGCCCGGGAGGACGCCTTTCTCTACGAAGGGGAGGGCAAGGTGGAGGGGACGGACAACCTCATCCACCAAGGCTACCGGGCGGGGATGGCGGCTTTGGGCCTGAAGGCGGAGCCCCTCTTCATCCGCGCCTTCAACCCCATCCCCTTGGCCCGGGGTATGGGGAGCTCCTCCGCCGCCCTGGTGGCGGGGGTGGCCTTGGCGGACTGGGTTTCCGGGGGGCGGCTGGGCCGGGATGGGGTCTTCCGGGTAGCGGCCCGACTGGAGGGCCACCCGGACAACGTGGCCCCCGCGGTCTACGGGGGATTTGTGGCCGCCCTTAGCGAACCCCCCCTGGCCATCCCCCTGCCGAGGCCTGAAGGGGTGCGCTTCGTCCTCGCCGTGCCTCCCTACGCGGTGCCCACCCCCTTGGCCCGGGCGGCCCTACCGGAAAGGGTGCCCTTGGCCGATGCCGTCTACAACCTGGCCCGAAGCGCCCTTTGGCCCGCTGCCCTATGCTCCGGGCGCCTCGAGGCCCTAAAGGAGGCCTGCCGGGACCGCCTCCACCAACCCCACCGGGCCCACCTCATGCCCGGGGTCCTGGAGGCCCTGGAAGGGGCCCTGGAGGCGGGAGCCTTGGCCGCCTTCGTGGGCGGGGCTGGCCCCACCGTGGCCGCCTTGGTGCGCCAAGGGGAGGAGGAAAGGGTAGCCCAGGCCCTGGAGGCCTACCGCGGCCAGGGCCAGACCTTGGTCCTGAACCTAGGGGAGGGATACTTTTGGAAGGGAACCTGA
- a CDS encoding DUF4388 domain-containing protein → MEGNLNTIPLTELLELIHGHRRSGVLAVQVGPLPLSLRFSAGEVVGAAILDWEGLEALFTFPLHPKEGPFRFQPSPPSQEPPLLPFAALLGEWARVNDEWDRFRTLVDSPSRVLEAIRPKPPLEVFQGGKSVRAAAKAWGVPLLIAMERAYMGVREGDLYPLRRYAWYALRIRYQGRKGKTLEEYGQLQALLDGTRNLGEVIASGVPVGLVRRYLVQALSTGEVAPPGRGWLLRDLTWEMEKEGEA, encoded by the coding sequence TTGGAAGGGAACCTGAACACCATCCCTCTTACGGAGCTTCTAGAGCTCATCCACGGCCACCGCCGCTCGGGGGTTTTGGCGGTGCAGGTGGGCCCCTTGCCCCTCTCCTTGCGCTTTTCCGCCGGGGAGGTGGTGGGGGCGGCCATCCTGGACTGGGAGGGCCTCGAGGCCCTCTTCACCTTCCCCCTCCACCCCAAGGAAGGCCCCTTCCGCTTCCAGCCCAGCCCCCCTTCCCAAGAACCCCCTCTCCTCCCCTTCGCCGCCCTGCTGGGGGAGTGGGCCCGGGTCAACGACGAGTGGGATCGCTTCCGCACCCTGGTGGACTCCCCGAGCCGCGTCCTGGAGGCCATCCGCCCCAAACCGCCCCTAGAGGTCTTCCAGGGGGGGAAAAGCGTCCGGGCCGCCGCCAAGGCCTGGGGCGTACCCCTCCTCATCGCCATGGAGCGGGCCTACATGGGGGTCAGGGAAGGGGACCTCTACCCCTTGCGCCGCTACGCCTGGTACGCCCTGCGCATCCGCTACCAGGGCCGGAAGGGCAAGACGCTGGAGGAGTACGGCCAGCTCCAGGCCCTCCTGGACGGCACCCGCAACCTGGGCGAGGTCATCGCCAGCGGGGTGCCCGTGGGCCTGGTGCGCCGTTACCTGGTCCAGGCCCTAAGCACCGGGGAGGTCGCACCCCCGGGGCGGGGCTGGCTCTTAAGGGACCTCACCTGGGAGATGGAAAAGGAAGGGGAAGCCTAG
- a CDS encoding 30S ribosomal protein THX — translation MGKGDRRTRRGKIWRGSYGKYRPRKKK, via the coding sequence ATGGGCAAGGGCGACCGTCGCACCCGCAGGGGCAAGATCTGGCGGGGCTCCTACGGCAAGTACCGCCCCCGCAAGAAGAAGTAA
- the rpsT gene encoding 30S ribosomal protein S20, producing MAQKKPKRNLSALKRHRQSLKRRLRNKAKKSAIKTLSKKAVQLAQEGKAEEAIKILRKAESLIDKAAKGSTLHKNAAARRKSRLMRKVHQLLSAQGASA from the coding sequence ATGGCGCAGAAGAAGCCCAAGAGGAACCTTTCCGCTTTAAAGCGGCACCGGCAGTCCTTGAAGCGCCGGCTTCGCAACAAGGCCAAGAAGTCGGCCATCAAGACCCTGAGCAAGAAGGCCGTCCAGTTGGCCCAGGAGGGCAAGGCGGAGGAGGCCATCAAGATCCTGCGCAAGGCCGAGAGCCTCATTGACAAGGCGGCCAAGGGGTCTACCCTGCACAAGAACGCCGCCGCCCGCAGGAAGTCCCGGCTGATGCGCAAGGTGCACCAGCTCCTTTCCGCCCAAGGGGCTAGCGCCTAA
- the tyrS gene encoding tyrosine--tRNA ligase — MAGTGQIPPEEAFALLKRGAEEIIPEEELLSKLREGRPLTVKLGADPTRPDLHLGHAVVLRKMRQFQELGHKVVLIIGDFTGMIGDPSGRSKTRPPLTLEETRENAKTYVEQAGKILRQEPELFALRYNSEWLEHLSFKEVVRLTSLMTVAQMLEREDFKKRYEAGVPISLHEFLYPFAQAYDSVAIRADVEMGGTDQKFNLLVGREVQRAYGQDPQVCFLMPLLVGLDGREKMSKSLDNYIGVAEPPEVMFKKLMRVPDPLLPSYFRLLTDLTEEEIETLLQAGPVPAHRVLARLLTAAYARPRIPARLDRAFYESLGYDWKALGRDKEAGPEELRQAEARYDEVAKGGIPEDIPEVAIPPSELKEGRIWVARLFTLAGLTPSNAEARRLIQNRGLRMDGEVIADPNLEVELSRPRVLQRGRDRFVRVRLKEG; from the coding sequence ATGGCAGGCACGGGCCAGATTCCGCCAGAGGAAGCCTTCGCCCTCCTCAAGCGGGGGGCGGAGGAGATCATCCCCGAGGAGGAGCTTCTCTCCAAGCTCCGAGAAGGAAGACCCCTCACGGTGAAGCTGGGGGCGGACCCCACGAGGCCCGACCTCCACCTGGGACATGCGGTGGTCCTGAGGAAGATGCGCCAGTTCCAGGAGCTTGGGCACAAGGTGGTCCTCATCATCGGGGACTTCACCGGGATGATCGGGGACCCCTCGGGCCGGAGCAAGACCCGACCGCCCCTCACCCTCGAGGAAACCCGGGAAAACGCCAAGACCTACGTGGAGCAGGCCGGGAAAATCCTAAGGCAGGAGCCCGAGCTCTTTGCGCTCCGCTACAACTCCGAGTGGCTGGAACACCTCTCCTTCAAGGAGGTGGTGCGCCTCACCTCCCTCATGACCGTGGCCCAGATGCTGGAAAGGGAGGATTTCAAAAAGCGCTACGAGGCGGGCGTCCCCATCTCCCTGCACGAGTTCCTCTACCCCTTCGCCCAAGCCTACGATTCCGTGGCCATAAGGGCCGACGTGGAGATGGGGGGAACGGACCAGAAGTTCAACCTCCTGGTGGGGCGGGAGGTGCAACGGGCCTACGGGCAAGACCCCCAGGTCTGCTTCCTCATGCCCCTTCTGGTGGGCCTGGACGGGCGGGAAAAGATGAGCAAGAGCCTGGACAACTACATCGGGGTGGCCGAGCCCCCCGAGGTGATGTTCAAAAAGCTCATGCGGGTCCCCGACCCCCTGCTCCCGAGCTACTTCCGCCTCCTCACGGACCTTACGGAGGAGGAAATAGAAACCCTCCTCCAGGCGGGGCCGGTACCCGCCCACCGGGTCTTGGCCCGCCTCCTCACCGCCGCTTACGCCAGGCCCAGGATCCCCGCCCGCCTGGACCGGGCCTTCTACGAGAGCCTGGGCTATGACTGGAAGGCCTTGGGAAGGGACAAGGAGGCAGGCCCCGAGGAGCTGCGGCAGGCGGAGGCCCGGTACGACGAGGTGGCCAAAGGAGGGATCCCCGAGGACATCCCCGAGGTGGCCATTCCCCCCTCCGAGCTCAAGGAGGGGCGGATCTGGGTGGCGCGGCTTTTCACCCTGGCGGGCCTCACCCCCTCCAACGCCGAGGCCAGAAGGCTTATCCAGAACCGGGGCCTGCGGATGGACGGGGAGGTCATCGCCGACCCCAACCTGGAGGTGGAACTCTCCCGCCCCCGGGTGCTCCAAAGGGGCCGGGATCGGTTCGTGCGGGTACGCCTAAAGGAGGGTTAA
- a CDS encoding trans-sulfuration enzyme family protein encodes MDLSTRAVHGAQAETPANAPALLPIYQSAAWCFRDLDEVDAVYEGRLPGAIYARSGTPNHQALERLLAALHEGEAALATASGMAAFTALFLAYVNPGGRVVASRDLYGTTWGLLKDFARFGVEVVGVEATDLAQVEASLTPGSLLLVETLSNPRLRVADLPALAALARDRGALLVVDNTFATPYHAQPLKQGAHLVVESLTKFLSGHHQVLLGGVVGARDVVEPLRRVAVRAGLVPNPWACWLGVEGVKTLAVRLERASATAWRLARFLQAHPKVRAVHYPGLAHHPDHPVANRVLERGYGAMLSFELPPERAAVNRFLRSLKRVRLVLSLGGVETTLSHPATSSHRFLSEEEREALGLHEGFLRLSVGLEDPEDLEAEFSEALEAL; translated from the coding sequence ATGGACCTAAGCACCCGGGCGGTGCACGGGGCGCAGGCCGAAACCCCGGCGAATGCGCCCGCGCTTCTCCCCATCTACCAGTCGGCGGCCTGGTGCTTCCGCGATCTGGACGAGGTGGATGCGGTCTACGAGGGCCGGCTTCCCGGGGCCATTTACGCCCGTTCGGGCACCCCCAACCACCAAGCGTTGGAACGCCTCCTGGCCGCCTTGCACGAGGGCGAGGCGGCCTTGGCCACGGCGAGCGGCATGGCCGCCTTCACCGCCCTTTTCCTGGCTTATGTCAACCCCGGGGGCCGGGTGGTGGCCTCCCGGGACCTCTACGGCACCACCTGGGGCCTCCTTAAGGATTTCGCCCGCTTTGGGGTGGAGGTGGTGGGGGTGGAGGCCACGGACCTAGCCCAGGTGGAGGCCAGCCTTACCCCAGGAAGCCTGCTTTTGGTGGAGACCCTTTCCAACCCCAGGCTGCGGGTGGCCGACCTACCTGCCCTGGCCGCTTTGGCCCGTGACCGGGGGGCTCTTTTGGTAGTGGACAACACCTTCGCTACCCCCTATCATGCCCAGCCCCTAAAACAGGGGGCCCACCTGGTGGTGGAAAGCCTCACCAAGTTCCTCTCCGGCCACCACCAGGTGCTCCTGGGCGGGGTGGTGGGGGCTCGGGACGTGGTGGAGCCCCTGCGCCGGGTGGCGGTGCGGGCCGGCTTGGTGCCCAATCCTTGGGCGTGCTGGCTGGGGGTGGAGGGGGTGAAGACCTTGGCGGTGCGCCTGGAGCGGGCCTCGGCCACGGCGTGGCGCTTGGCCCGTTTCCTGCAAGCCCACCCCAAGGTGCGGGCCGTGCACTACCCGGGCCTTGCCCACCACCCGGATCATCCCGTGGCCAACCGGGTTTTGGAGCGGGGCTATGGCGCCATGCTCTCCTTTGAGCTTCCCCCAGAGCGGGCGGCGGTGAACCGCTTCCTCCGGAGCCTAAAGCGGGTGCGGCTTGTCCTTTCCTTGGGGGGCGTGGAGACCACCCTTTCCCACCCGGCCACCTCCTCCCACCGCTTCCTTTCCGAGGAGGAACGGGAGGCTTTGGGCCTGCACGAGGGGTTTTTGCGCCTTTCCGTGGGGCTTGAAGACCCGGAAGACCTGGAAGCGGAGTTTTCCGAGGCCCTCGAGGCCCTTTAA
- a CDS encoding Rieske 2Fe-2S domain-containing protein, with the protein MRRRDLFFYVPVAVAGGFFAWFGLRTYNLRFRPRPEVGEPTWNDGPKVAVARLGELEVWQAKPFAYPLPLGELKSFLLRLPEPAPGGLSLEGEHYIAFSRICTHQGCTLNYVPDPEAASILYNFRYERPFLGCPCHFGAFDPLLGGKAVYGPPRFPLPRLRLEAEAGTLYATGHEVPLRPMEGV; encoded by the coding sequence ATGAGGCGGAGGGACCTCTTCTTCTACGTGCCCGTGGCCGTGGCCGGGGGTTTTTTCGCCTGGTTCGGCCTGCGCACCTATAACCTTCGTTTCCGGCCCCGGCCGGAGGTAGGGGAGCCCACTTGGAACGATGGTCCCAAGGTGGCGGTGGCCCGCCTGGGGGAGCTAGAGGTATGGCAGGCGAAGCCCTTTGCCTATCCCCTGCCCCTAGGGGAGCTTAAGTCCTTCCTCCTAAGGCTTCCCGAGCCCGCCCCTGGGGGGCTTTCCCTAGAGGGGGAGCACTACATCGCCTTTAGCCGTATCTGCACCCACCAGGGGTGCACCCTGAACTACGTCCCCGACCCCGAGGCCGCCTCCATCCTCTACAACTTCCGCTACGAGAGGCCTTTTCTGGGTTGCCCCTGCCACTTTGGCGCCTTTGACCCCTTGCTGGGCGGAAAGGCGGTGTACGGTCCACCCCGGTTCCCCCTGCCCCGGCTGCGCCTCGAGGCGGAGGCGGGCACCCTTTACGCCACGGGCCACGAGGTGCCCCTGAGGCCCATGGAGGGCGTATAG
- a CDS encoding c-type cytochrome — MTATLLFLILFLLGLALALRPLLGPKEPFPEPPRREELLRELEVLRAEVEALEGEEKKLALARMVALEKALEGYRPPEKRPLNPLPVALALGVVVLLGVGLWRYTLPRLPGETTVTQRAEARELKALADKARRTGAVEDLLAWGRRAYALQAFDQAAEAYLEVLKKDPRNVEAVRRVGILLFMGGRLEEAQMFLEIAQHADPKAAEGWLFLGNLYFQKGEMDRAIAAWERYLEVGGEAKERVEGLIAMARAQAQGGKDGQSVYLARCALCHGAEGEGGVGPRLKGNPILKAPEAVREIVLKGRGQMPPVPLSEGELAALLAYLQGL; from the coding sequence ATGACCGCCACCCTCCTTTTCCTCATCCTTTTCCTCCTGGGGCTCGCCCTGGCCCTCAGGCCCCTCCTGGGCCCAAAGGAGCCCTTTCCCGAGCCGCCCAGGCGGGAGGAGCTTCTTAGGGAGCTGGAGGTTTTGCGGGCCGAGGTGGAGGCCCTCGAGGGCGAGGAGAAAAAGCTGGCCCTCGCCCGCATGGTGGCCTTGGAAAAGGCCCTGGAGGGCTACCGCCCGCCGGAGAAGCGCCCCCTCAACCCCTTGCCCGTGGCCCTGGCCTTGGGGGTGGTGGTCCTCCTAGGGGTGGGCCTTTGGCGCTACACCCTTCCCCGCCTGCCCGGGGAGACCACGGTGACGCAGCGGGCCGAGGCTCGGGAGCTCAAGGCCTTGGCGGACAAGGCGAGGAGGACGGGGGCGGTGGAGGACCTCCTTGCCTGGGGCCGGAGGGCCTATGCGCTTCAGGCCTTTGACCAGGCGGCGGAGGCCTACCTGGAGGTGCTGAAGAAAGACCCCAGGAACGTGGAGGCCGTGCGGCGGGTGGGCATCCTCCTCTTCATGGGGGGAAGGCTAGAGGAAGCCCAGATGTTCCTGGAAATCGCCCAGCACGCCGATCCCAAGGCCGCAGAGGGCTGGCTTTTCCTGGGCAACCTCTACTTCCAAAAGGGGGAGATGGACCGGGCCATCGCCGCTTGGGAGCGCTACCTGGAGGTGGGGGGCGAGGCCAAGGAAAGGGTGGAAGGCCTCATCGCCATGGCCCGGGCCCAGGCCCAAGGGGGCAAGGATGGGCAAAGCGTCTACCTGGCCCGCTGTGCCCTTTGCCACGGGGCGGAAGGGGAAGGGGGTGTGGGGCCGAGGCTTAAGGGAAACCCCATCCTGAAGGCGCCGGAGGCGGTGCGGGAGATCGTGCTCAAGGGAAGGGGCCAGATGCCCCCCGTGCCCCTCTCCGAGGGGGAGCTTGCGGCGCTTTTGGCCTACCTCCAGGGTCTATGA
- a CDS encoding cytochrome c-type biogenesis protein → MRWVLLALLLVPALGQAGPPPDLSPEVFRIARELRCPVCQGESAAESNSGVAVEMRRLIAEMLQEGKTEEEIKAFFVDRYGEWILYEPPRRGVTLWAWVLPGLALLLLGLGLFAYFRPKRVPQDLLEEAERRLKEPPA, encoded by the coding sequence GTGAGGTGGGTTCTCCTCGCCCTTTTGCTTGTGCCCGCCCTGGGTCAAGCGGGGCCTCCCCCTGACCTTTCCCCGGAGGTCTTCCGCATCGCCCGGGAGCTCCGCTGCCCCGTGTGCCAAGGGGAGAGCGCCGCCGAGAGCAACTCGGGGGTGGCGGTGGAGATGCGGCGCCTCATCGCCGAGATGCTTCAGGAGGGCAAGACGGAGGAGGAGATCAAGGCCTTCTTCGTGGACCGGTACGGGGAGTGGATCCTGTACGAGCCCCCTAGGCGGGGGGTGACCCTTTGGGCGTGGGTGTTGCCCGGCTTGGCCCTTCTCCTCTTGGGCTTGGGCCTTTTCGCCTACTTCCGCCCCAAGAGGGTACCCCAGGACCTTCTGGAGGAGGCGGAGCGCCGCCTGAAGGAGCCCCCGGCATGA